The genomic window GGGTTTGTATTCAGCGAGGGCGTGATACTCTAGGAGCGAGACCACCTCAGCTTGTGTGAGATTCGTCAGATCTGGTACACCTCTAGCTTTAAAAGCTTCATCGGACGGTGCAAAAACCGTCAAGCCTTTTTCAACGGTGGATTCGAATGTTTTAATAACACCGCTCGATACGAGCAAATTCGCGAAGGTTTTGCAACCGGCTTTCTCGAGAAGTCCGGTGATGTTGCTAACTCCGGCGGAAGAAGGAGCAGGTGCGGTTAAGATTCCGGGAGCGATGATCGGAGCGTTGATTTCGAGAACGGAGATGTTGTAAGGGATTTGTTTAACGGATTTGGTGTAAGAGGAATCGAGCTTGGAGCCAGGAGCGGCGGAGCCAAAGCCGACTTTGCCTCCTTTGAGATCGGTGACGTTAACGAATCCTAGGTTCCCGAGAGCGTGTCCGGTGGTTTGGTAAAGCGTGGTGGTGAGAGTTGTGCCTTTAGAGAGCTGATGGAGTTTTAAAGGATCGTAGTAGTCGAGGAGGACGAGGAGGCTGAGAGCATTTTTGACGACGGAGAGTGGGTGTTTTCCGGCGAGGGAAGACATTGCGCCATTGTTGAGAACAAGGACGGTGATTGTAGTGCGGCTGTTGATTTCGTCGGCgagttttgtttgagaaaGGTAGTTGTTGAATGAGGAATATTCCGGCGTATCAGAGAGGATTTGAGTAATGTTATGGCCGGAGACGGTAGAAGCTACGGTGAGGAGAGATAATGTGAAAGCGAAGAGAGTGAAAGCTCGTGATGTCGCCATTGGAATTTGGAAGGTTGAGTTGAACTgtggagaagagaaagtgagaagacaaagagagtGATGAAgttaataagaagaagaagaggttaaATGTTAACCATGGTTATATTGAAGAGTTAACTATGGTTAATTTGAGAACACGTGCTGCTTCCTTTTGCTAAAAAGCCTGTAATCACGAAAATGGGTGGGCTTTGAGCTTCTTTCTTTATGGTTCGTCCTCTTCCAAAAgcaaccgaaccgaaccgttatatcattatcaatttatcatccTTGTTAGAGTTAACCATGGTCAAGTAGCTAACTAAAATTTGAGCTTATTTATGGATGCTCATTAGATAATCatccaaaattttgtaaaaggCACTCAGATAAAAAggatttagatatttttactTGACAACTAGTAATATCGTTAGTACTTAGTAGACTCATAAATAAGTGTCGTTATCAGTTTTAAATACTTGGTCAATAGTTGGTAACATCTTTTAGAAATGGAAAGAAGGTTCTAATTGCCCGACACAGCACTgataaagaaattattattttttataaaaacgaCAAATCAAAATACGTAGTTTACTACTGTCATGTAAAAATCTGCAAAAGTTTTATCatttgattagaaaaaaataaaataaacctTCACAAATCAGTAAACTATTACTCCGTATTAATTAATGGGCGGAGATGAGGCTTTAATTCCTTACTTTGAGCCCAATTATGAGGCTAATAACAATGTGTGAGCACGTGTCACTCTTCAGCTTCACATGATTATGTATTGGGCCTGTAATAAGCCCAAACTTCGTAAGCTGGTCAAAAACAACGACGAAGAGAAAAAGCTCCGCCGCAGAATCTGAGATCGGAtctttagagagagagagaaagatgcaGAGGGACGTGTCGAGCTGCAACACTTACAACTATGGAGACGCTCTCTATTGGGACGCTCGTTACGTGCAAGACGCGCTTTCTTTCGACTGGTACCAATGTTACTCTTCTCTCCGCCCTTTTGTCCGCAGCTTCGTCTCTACTTCTTCACGAGTCCTCATGGTTGGCTGTGGCAACTCCCGTAATTCTCTCTCCTTTTGCCAATAGATTTGAAGAAGTCTGTACCAGTGATTGAATTTGACTTGAGCAGCAACCAAATTTAATACACTGTGATTGCCctgttcttctctttggtgTAGTGATGTCAGAGGATATGGTGAAGGATGGGTATGAGGACATCATGAATGTTGATATCTCTTCAGTGGCTATTGAGATGATGCAAACCAAATATGCATCTGTTCCTCAGCTCAAATGTAACACTTCTTTTCACATCTCTAGTTTATATTACTTTAGCTTTAGAAATATGTAAAGTAAGAAGCTTTATCCTattatactctgtttttaccCAACAGATATGCAAATGGATGTTAGAGATATGAGTTACTTTGAAGACGATTCCTTTGACACTATTATTGATAAAGGTATGTTGTAGCAACCACcaattactctgtttttatggTGAAAAGCTTAGAAGTGATATATTGTTACCTGTTGTTGCGGCTGCTGGATTGTGTAGGAACCCTTGATTCATTGATGGTACGGAACCTGATCTTTTGTTTCTCGTGTTCATGTCTACAtgtgtttttaagttttcttgttttgtgtgataCGGTGGGTTCCAGTGTGGCAGTGATGCTCTTCTAAGTGCTTCGAGAATGTTGGGTGAAGTTAGCAGGTCACTAATATCATCATGGCTGCTCCTGGATCATCTCATATAGATGCCAgtttttggattcttttttaatatatatattctcaataaaactcttctcttttttcatatTGCAGGCTGATTAAACCTGGAGGGACCTACTTTTTGGTAACAAACATACTTTCTCTTGCATTCTATGTCTGTAACTGTTCATAGTCATTGTCACTGGTACTAGAAGgatatataagatattttgtgtttgttgtggTGGTTTGGTAGATAACCTACGGTGATCCGAAAGTGAGAATGCCTCATTTGACTCGTTCTGCGTACAACTGGAAGATCTCCTTATACATTATACGTAAGCTTCCATGTTTTgcaacaaattttcttttgaaattgtaTTCTTAGCTTCATTCCTTCCGTGTTCTTGCAGCAAGACCAGGATTTAAAAGGCCAGAAAGTTGCAGCTCGTCAGCAAAGTCTTGTATGGAAGCTATACCTATAACAAGTGAGGGAATGCTGCCACATGATTATGTTCTGGAGGATCCTGATTCCCATTTTATTTACATATGCAAGAAGaaggatgaagatgaagaagctcaaCTACCCTCATACCCATTAATGGAGGATGTTTTGTAGTGATGGCACGCAGAGGCTCAAACAATGCAAAATTGTGCATGTGTGTTTGTCTTTTTGATCCCCATTTAGACCAGTCGATCTATTGTTGTATTTTATGTGTCTTGTGATCTTATCCCAATTGATAGGTCCGAGTCTCAGAATTGCTCTATAAACTCATAATATACGAATAAACATCAACCTTTATTATCTCAGCCTTGGACAACAATTTAGGCTTTGTAGATGACTTTTGAGCTGCATTATCTTTCGATGAAGTTAGTGATCGTTTTGACGTCGGGGTCAATTTAGTGATCTTTGAAGTGTTCTTAGAAGTCTTGATAGACGAGTTGCTGTTTTCATAGTTAGCCGCCTCGGAAGATTCAGTGtcaatctaaacaaaaataaaattcaaaattttaaaatacataagCACTTGAAAATTAAATGTAATGGAACGTTAGAGTTATTACCTGATTTGTAGTTGCATTTGAAGGGGTAGAGACAATGTTCATGTCTGAATCAGGTTCAGTCTAAAAAAGATATCACCAAAATAATTACTTATCCCTAAATGAAATTTGTTGTCTATCTAATGCTTATTCAGTAGCAAACCTCGCTGGTAGTTGGGTTTGAAAAGCTTGAGACCATGTGAGTGTTTGGATCAGTTGTGttctgtaaataaaaaaaatcacattaatGTTGATACCATGAAAAACGAATGTAACTAAAACGCCAAAGACAAACTGAATTTACCATTTGCAATAAATTTTCCTGAAACTTTTGAACAATTCCGGGTTTGTCCGTAAGttcataaaccctaaagatAGATGGTCGTATAATATACGAAAATGAGGAAGCAAAATAAATATGGCTAGGCTCTTCACTTGCAAAGCAAAGGACGGCGATTATGGATACTCGTTTGAATGTTTTTGGGAGGAACCAAGTCTTACCAACTCCTTCACATTATTCATATCTTGGAGAACTCCTTTCCAAGTGGCTGCAATGTCTGAAAATATTTGGTCTGCACGATCAAACTTTCTACCTTGCAGTTGAATCGAAAGGGTTGTAAAAGGTTCGACTCTAGCTAGATAATGCAACACCTACACacaagaaataacaaattattagACCATCATTAGTATTTAGTGAAAACTCTATCCTCTTGCAAATCAAAATACTAATTATTGTCTTTCTTTGGTGATAGGAGGAACAGAGTTTTAAAACGAAGAAAATGTAAGAGAAGAAATGATAAAAACTATGGCAGATATCATAGAGAAGATAACTTACTGCTCCAGCACTTGAGTAATGTGAACCATAATGAAATTTGGGGATGACTGGATCTTCAAAGCTAGAGTGTTTTTCTTGAAACTTTTTCAGCCGCTCCGGGTTCAGTGCACCAATTGGCTGAACATATACGGATCCACATTACAACCAGTTTTATAGGTTTATGGATAACTATAGGCAAGCATAAAGCGAAAAACtactaataataaattacTAATAATACCACCTTGGAAAGATCCCTGTAATTAGATGGATTTGATAGGTCCAAAATTTCTGATACATAGTCGCATAAAATCCATGGGAAAATAGGATACTGCAAAGATATGAAAAATAGATCAAGATaaccaaagagaaaatgatatcaaagattataagaaaaaacattttaactaGCACGAGATTTACCTGAGTGATGTCATTATAACTACGCCCAGCCAATGTGTTGAGCTGCATTAAGTACTCAAAATTGCTGATCTGCAGAAAAGATGCAAAGTATCCAGCGAGAGTTACTGCCAGATGTTATTCAAGggaacaaaatgaaattgcATGATGGAGATAAAGGATATTCTCTGGTTACCTCCCATCTAGCCCAACGCTCCATTAACTGTGTTCTTCTCGAAACTTGTTCTGGCTTCTAAAAAGGAAACGTTTTATGTAAGTTTTGCAGCATTGAGAAAAATTTACTCAGCTTGATTCCTAGCTTTGTCCACCATGCACTAAAGAATGGGCAAAcggagggaaaaaaaaaaacctgagTTGCCgagtaaatatttttcaaatgagGAGGCCTTGCTTGAACAATAGCCCGACAAGCATTTCTTCGTCCCTCGGTGTTCTATAGTTTTCATCAAACATCATATAGTGAGAGGAGCTAGAAACTTGAAATTTCCAACGAAAGAGATCAAATAATGTAATGTAACAGAGAGAGTTTTTTAGATAccccaaaatcaaagaagaagtttgagCGATCCACCATAAATAGTTCAAGAGCACTCTTCTTCAGTAGATAtctgtgaaagaaaaatattaacaaagaTATAGGTCTCCATCTATTTACATGATAATGCGGAGGAAATAGTGAGCTAGAGACAACATTAATGATGAACTTTACCGTCGGCTATAAATCTGATGAAGAGAAGACATCAGCCAACTTCGATCTCTTTCTTCGTCTCTTGATTTTGAACCGTCTGACTTTTCATCCAAATGTTGGTCTTCTCTGATGtcaacaataaaatttattctCCGTGTTGTGATCTGAGAAAgacagaaaacaaacattacaAAATCTGGTCACTtatgctctgttttatttCTTGGTCATCAATGGAATACTCATTTGTGTCAGCTATTTGTTCAAAAGATAAATAGGTAGTGTTAGTGAGAGCATACTTGAAAGGTTCCTTTCACAACCCCTAGTGGTCGGACCATAGTAGAGGAAATTTCAAGAACAATCCTTTCTTTAAGTTCACTGAGATCTTTTACTTCTGTAGAATTTTGAACCATATTCTGTTCACTCAAAGGTCGATGATCGTTGATTCCAGTTGACAGTGTTATTGCATCCTCAAGTGAGCCAGACCTTCTCTCTTCGTTTTCCCCTTTGCGTTCTCCAACATTACCCTCTATTTCAAGATCATCGGCATCTCCatgttcatcatcttcatacATTATTTCCTTTGATATTGCTTCAACAGCAAGAACAGGTGAGTCGTGATTATTCATCAAGTATGTCTGATCCCCATAGTTTCTTGTTGTCTCAAGATGACCAGTGCCAGAATAATTCCTCCTTAAACATTGTCTCATCCTCGAAGAACTTTCCATAGAATCCAGTTTCCAGAAAACCTGCATATGTGATGATGTTACATCACTGGAAATGTTCTCAACATGTTTTAAATTTACCCCAGAACAACGTAGCTTACGTGTTTGGGACTGCATAAATGGTCTCCGAAGGGTCCAAAGAAGCATCTCATGTCCACCAAGTAACGAACGAGTTTGCGCCAACCACGGATTCCCATGCATAAGCGATTTTTcactattttatcattttgcatACGCCTGTCAATCTGGTGAGCGGTTGAATCAATAAATGTGAATCAATATTTGCAGCAGCCTTATCTCTTGCTCGACCTGGTGTATCATCATTTGGAGCCTCCAAGGGTTTCTGGAAGCTTGAAAAGGTCTGAAGTTTGGTACTCTTACGCTCAAGTAATGAACTGTCTCGCCTAAGAGGTGGAGGCGCTGGAGGTGCTGGATGTGCCGGCGCTTCCCAACCAGCTGCCCCTGCAGCTATCATTGCCAGTGCCATTGCAGAAGGAGGCGATGCAAAAGCAGCTGCCCACTCCGGAGAAATCATAGAGAG from Arabidopsis thaliana chromosome 3, partial sequence includes these protein-coding regions:
- the FLA10 gene encoding FASCICLIN-like arabinogalactan-protein 10 (FASCICLIN-like arabinogalactan-protein 10 (FLA10); LOCATED IN: anchored to plasma membrane, plasma membrane, anchored to membrane; EXPRESSED IN: 17 plant structures; EXPRESSED DURING: 8 growth stages; CONTAINS InterPro DOMAIN/s: FAS1 domain (InterPro:IPR000782); BEST Arabidopsis thaliana protein match is: FASCICLIN-like arabinogalactan protein 8 (TAIR:AT2G45470.1); Has 12874 Blast hits to 6768 proteins in 802 species: Archae - 107; Bacteria - 3922; Metazoa - 1175; Fungi - 784; Plants - 2143; Viruses - 697; Other Eukaryotes - 4046 (source: NCBI BLink).), with translation MATSRAFTLFAFTLSLLTVASTVSGHNITQILSDTPEYSSFNNYLSQTKLADEINSRTTITVLVLNNGAMSSLAGKHPLSVVKNALSLLVLLDYYDPLKLHQLSKGTTLTTTLYQTTGHALGNLGFVNVTDLKGGKVGFGSAAPGSKLDSSYTKSVKQIPYNISVLEINAPIIAPGILTAPAPSSAGVSNITGLLEKAGCKTFANLLVSSGVIKTFESTVEKGLTVFAPSDEAFKARGVPDLTNLTQAEVVSLLEYHALAEYKPKGSLKTNKDAISTLATNGAGKYDLTTSTSGDEVILHTGVGPSRLADTVVDETPVVIFTVDNVLLPAELFGKSSSPAPAPEPVSAPTPTPAKSPSPVEAPSPTAASPPAPPVDESSPEGAPSDSPTSSENSNAKNAAFHVNAPALFTALVTIAATSLLL
- a CDS encoding S-adenosyl-L-methionine-dependent methyltransferases superfamily protein (S-adenosyl-L-methionine-dependent methyltransferases superfamily protein; FUNCTIONS IN: methyltransferase activity, catalytic activity; INVOLVED IN: metabolic process; LOCATED IN: cellular_component unknown; EXPRESSED IN: 22 plant structures; EXPRESSED DURING: 13 growth stages; CONTAINS InterPro DOMAIN/s: Methyltransferase type 11 (InterPro:IPR013216); BEST Arabidopsis thaliana protein match is: S-adenosyl-L-methionine-dependent methyltransferases superfamily protein (TAIR:AT3G17365.1); Has 1732 Blast hits to 1731 proteins in 520 species: Archae - 43; Bacteria - 761; Metazoa - 337; Fungi - 50; Plants - 206; Viruses - 0; Other Eukaryotes - 335 (source: NCBI BLink).) is translated as MQRDVSSCNTYNYGDALYWDARYVQDALSFDWYQCYSSLRPFVRSFVSTSSRVLMVGCGNSLMSEDMVKDGYEDIMNVDISSVAIEMMQTKYASVPQLKYMQMDVRDMSYFEDDSFDTIIDKGTLDSLMCGSDALLSASRMLGEVSRLIKPGGTYFLITYGDPKVRMPHLTRSAYNWKISLYIIPRPGFKRPESCSSSAKSCMEAIPITSEGMLPHDYVLEDPDSHFIYICKKKDEDEEAQLPSYPLMEDVL
- a CDS encoding S-adenosyl-L-methionine-dependent methyltransferases superfamily protein, giving the protein MSEDMVKDGYEDIMNVDISSVAIEMMQTKYASVPQLKYMQMDVRDMSYFEDDSFDTIIDKGTLDSLMCGSDALLSASRMLGEVSRLIKPGGTYFLITYGDPKVRMPHLTRSAYNWKISLYIIPRPGFKRPESCSSSAKSCMEAIPITSEGMLPHDYVLEDPDSHFIYICKKKDEDEEAQLPSYPLMEDVL